One window of Triplophysa rosa linkage group LG10, Trosa_1v2, whole genome shotgun sequence genomic DNA carries:
- the grem1b gene encoding gremlin-1, giving the protein MMATSVRTLCALLFICVLVPNRTESKRNRGAIPHPDKSNPNESDQHPRQAGSDSRGRTRSSSEEVLESSQEALHVTERRYLKRDWCKTQPLKQTINEEGCASRTIINRFCYGQCNSFYIPRHVRREEGAFQSCSFCKPKRFTTMTFTLNCPDQQPPTRKKRVQRVKQCRCVSIDLV; this is encoded by the coding sequence ATGATGGCCACATCCGTCCGGACTCTTTGCGCGCTGCTTTTCATCTGCGTCCTCGTTCCCAATCGCACCGAATCCAAGCGCAACCGCGGCGCGATTCCTCATCCCGACAAGAGCAATCCGAACGAGTCAGACCAGCACCCCCGTCAGGCCGGCTCCGACTCGAGAGGCAGAACCCGAAGCTCTTCTGAAGAGGTTCTGGAGTCCAGCCAGGAGGCTCTGCACGTGACCGAGCGCCGCTACCTGAAGCGCGACTGGTGCAAGACGCAGCCGTTAAAACAGACGATCAACGAGGAGGGATGCGCGAGCCGCACCATCATCAACCGCTTCTGCTACGGCCAGTGCAACTCCTTCTACATTCCCAGACACGTGAGGAGAGAGGAGGGAGCCTTTCAGTCCTGCTCCTTCTGTAAACCCAAAAGATTCACCACCATGACCTTCACCCTCAACTGCCCCGATCAGCAGCCACCGACTCGCAAGAAGCGCGTGCAGCGCGTCAAACAGTGCCGATGCGTCTCCATAGATCTGGTCTAG